TCGGCTTCACCCTGTTGGTGCTGGTCGCCGACATCGTCAACCCGGTCAAGATCAGCTGACCGGCCGCACCGGCGGGTGTGCTCCGCGCCCCGCGGGTGCCGTACCGTTGACGCCGGGTGCGCGTACGACTGCGCACCCGGCCCGGCCACCTCAACCGGCCGGTCCACCCACCTCAACCCCGGGGAACCCTGCGCACATGACCGCGATCTCGCTCGGTATTCCGTCCCTGCCGCTCAAGCCCCTCGCCACGCGCCGCGTCTCCCGCCAGATCATGGTCGGCAACGTCCCGGTGGGTGGCGACGCCCCGATCTCCGTGCAGTCGATGACCACCACGGTGACCGCCGACATCAACGCGACGCTGCAGCAGATCGCCGAGCTGACCGCTTCGGGCTGCCAGATCGTGCGTGTCGCGGTGCCGACCCAGGACGACGCGGACGCGCTCCCGATCATCGCCAGGAAGTCCGGCATCCCGGTGATCGCCGACATCCACTTCCAGCCGAAGTACGTCTTCGCGGCGATCGAGGCCGGTTGCGCCGCGGTGCGCGTGAACCCGGGCAACATCAAGCAGTTCGACGACAAGGTCGGCGAGATCGCCAAGGCGGCCAAGGACGCCGGCGTGCCGATCCGGATCGGCGTCAACGCCGGTTCGCTCGACAAGCGGCTGCTGGAGAAGTACGGCCGGGCCACCCCCGAGGCGCTGGTGGAGTCCGCGCTCTGGGAGTGCTCGCTGTTCGAGGAGCACGACTTCCGCGACATCAAGATCTCGGTCAAGCACAACGACCCGGTCGTGATGATCAACGCCTACCGCCAGCTCGCGGCGGCCTGCGACTACCCGCTGCACCTGGGCGTCACCGAGGCCGGGCCGGCCTTCCAGGGCACCATCAAGTCGGCGGTCGCCTTCGGCGCCCTGCTGGCCGAGGGCATCGGCGACACCATCCGGGTCTCCCTCTCCGCCCCGCCGGCGGAGGAGGTCAAGGTCGGCAACCAGATCCTGGAGTCCCTCAACCTGCGCCAGCGCGGGCTGGAGATCGTCTCCTGCCCCTCCTGCGGCCGCGCCCAGGTGGACGTCTACAAGCTCGCCGAGGAGGTCACCGCCGGCCTGGAGGGCATGGAGGTGCCGCTGCGCGTCGCGGTCATGGGCTGCGTCGTGAACGGCCCGGGCGAGGCCCGTGAGGCCGACCTCGGGGTCGCCTCCGGCAACGGCAAGGGCCAGATCTTCGTGAAGGGCGAGGTGATCAAGACCGTTCCCGAGTCGAAGATCGTCGAGACCCTGATCGAGGAGGCGCTCAAGCTCGCCGAGCAGATGCAGGCCGAAGGTGTCGAGGCCGGTGCCCCGACCGTGGTCGCGGCCGACTGACCGCGCGACGTCATTCCGGTACGGGGTCGTCCGTCGGCGGACGACCCCGTGGCCGTATCCGGGTGGGGCCACGGAGTAGGGTGCGGCAAGAGTCTCTCAGTGAGGTGCTGTCTCGATGCTCGATCGAGGTGTGATGCTCCCCGGTGCGTTCCAGGCCGCCCGCGCCCTGGCGACCACCCGCGTCCTCGAAGCCGCGGATCTCGCGGACACCCTCGCGGTGCTCCACCGCGATCCGGTCGCCAACGCGTTCGTCGCCACCAGGGTGGAGTCCGTCGGGCTCGACCCCTGGCGGCTCGGCGGCGAGATGTGGGGCTGGTTCGACGAGAACGGCAGCCTGGAGTCGCTCTGCTACGCCGGGGCCAACCTGGTGCTGGTCGACGCCGGCCCCGAGGCCGTCCGCGCCTTCGCCGAGCGGGCCCGCCGGCAGGGCCGGCGCTGCTCCTCGATCGTCGGCCCCGCCGAGGCCACCGCGGCCCTGTGGGCGCTGCTGGAGCGCAGCTGGGGCCCGGCCCGTGAGGTCCGCGCCCACCAACCGCTGATGGCCACAGCCGCACCGGCCGTCGGGGTGGAGCCCGACCCGCTGGTGCGCCGGGTGCTCCGCAACGAGGTCGAGACGGTGATGCCCGCCTGCGTGGCGATGTTCACCGAGGAGGTCGGCATCTCCCCGCTGGCCGGCGACGGCGGGCTGCTCTACCAGGCCCGGGTCGCCGAACTCGTCGGCGCTGGGCGTTCGTTCGCCCGGATCGGCGACGGCGGGGAGGTCGTCTTCAAGGCCGAGATCGGCGCCGTCACCCGGGGCGCCTGCCAGATCCAGGGGGTCTGGGTCGCCCCCGAGCACCGGGGCCGGGGCCTGTCGGTCACCGGTATGGCGGCCGTGCTGGAGATCGCCCTGCGCGAGGTCGCCCCGGTGGTCTCGCTCTACGTGAACGACTACAACCTGCGGGCCCGCGCGGCCTACCGCCGGGTCGGCTTCCGCGAGGTCGGCGCGTTCATGAGCGTGCTCTTCTGACCCCGTTACCGTGCCGGTCCCGACCGGTGCTCCGCAGGGAGTAACGTCCCGGGGCATGGAGCAGCTGACCGAGGTGACGATCGAGGCCATCGACCTGGCGGCCTGGGCGCCGTACGCGCTGGAGGTCCAGGCCGTGGCGTTCGGGCTGACGCCCGAGGAGGTCGCGGTGCGCCTGCAGATCGTCGGGCGGCACGCTCAGCAGCCGGGCGTGATCGCCCTGGGCGCGATGAGCGGCGGGCGGCTGGTCGGTTTCGGCTACGGCATGCCCAACCACCGTGACCACTGGTGGAGTTCGGTGATCGAGCCGTACCTGGAGGAGCGCGGGTACGCCGACTGGCTGGACGAGGTGTTCGCGATCACCGAACTGCACGTGCTGCCGCGGTTCCAGGGGCAGGGCGTCGGCAGCCGCCTGATCCGTACCCTCTGCGAGCGCTCCGGCCTGCCCCGGAGCATCCTGTCGGCGATCGACGCCGAGACTCCGGCCCGCCGGCTCTACCGCTCGCTCGGTTACCGGGATCTCGCGCGGGCGGTGCGGTTCCCCAACACGGAGCGGCCGTACGCGGTGATGGGTGCGCCGCTGCCGCTGCTGCCGGGGCGGGCGGCTCAGAGCGCCGCCGCGAACTCCAGGTAGAGCCGGCCCCGGTCGTCGTCCCCGTCGCGCAGGGCGCGCAGGCCGGTGGCGACGCTGCGAAAGAGCGTCCAGCCGCGCAGCCGGTCGTGGTCGACGTCGACCGCCTCGGCGAGCTGGTGCAGGCGGCGGCGGGCGGCGCCGCGCGGGCCGGGGGAGCCGATCAACGTGTCCACCCGGTCCTGGGCGAGCCGTGCGAGATCCCAGGCGCGTTCGCCGACCAGCGGTCTGGGGTCGATGGCCAGCCAGGGCGCCCGGTCGGCGGCCAGCACGTTGCCGTGGTGGAAGTCCCCGTGCAGCAGCAGTTCCTCGCCGGTGGAGGCGAGCAGGTCGTCCGCGGTGGTCAGCGCCTCGTCGGCCAGCGGCCGGGCGTCGGCCGCGGCGGGCAGCTCGCGGTCGCGGCGCAGGCCCTCGGCGAGCCGGGTGGCGTGGGCGGCCACGGTGCCGAACGGGTGGCCGTCGGCGGGCGCCACCCACAGGCGCTGGAGCAGGCCGGCCGCCTCCAGCATGGCCTTGGACTCGGCCAGTGAGCGCAGCGGGATCTCGCCGTGCAGGCGTTCCAGCAGCAGCATGCCCTCGGTGGGGTCGGCGTCCAGCAGCAGGACGGCGCCGCGCCCGGCCCAGTGCGAGAGGGCCGCGTGCTCGTGGGCGGTCTCGGGGGTGATCAGTCCGGCCTTGAGCACGGCGGGGCCGAGGTCCTCCCGACGGACGTACCCGATCAGACTGAGCCGGCCGCCGGGGTCCAGGACGCGTTCCAGCGTGAGCTCCCACCGGGTGAGGTACGCGCCGATCCGTGCCGGCAGGCTCTCCAGCCAGGCGCGTCCGGCGTCCTCACCCCGCTGGGCGAGGACGCTCCGCGCCAGCTGCGCCGGAACGCTGATCTGCCCTGCTGCTGCCGACATGCTGGCCTTCCGGTTGGACGCTCCCCCGTGGTGCTACCCGTCCATTGTCGGCCATGAACGGGAACCCGCAGGTCAGCGCTGGCGTCCGGGTGGGGTCAGTGGCCCGTGGCGGCGGCCTTGGCGGCGCCCGGGGAGGCGTCGGGGGAGCCGCTCGCGGTCGCGGTGGCCGGGTCGGGCAGTCCGGGGAAGGCCGTGCTCGCGGCGCCCCAGTGGCGGGCCTGCAGGGCCGCGATGCGCAGCGCGTCGGCGGCGGGGGCGCGGCGGTCGGCGGGCAGGGCCGCGACCAGCTCCGCGTAGGTGTCGCGGAGCCGGGTCTCGATGTGCGCGGCGAGCGCGGTGGCGCCGGTGGCGTCACTCACCGGGAAGGGCAGCTGGTAGCCGGGCGCGGCGGCGCCGGGGGAGGCGCCCGCACCGGCCAGCAGCCGGCGCCAGGTGTCCCGTTCCGCCTCGTGGGCCGCGTACCCCGCGCGGGCGTCGGCCCGCCGCTGGTCGTCGGGGAGCTTGGCGCCGACGACGCCGTAGCCGTAGACGGCGGCGTGCTCGGCGGCCAGCGCGCTCTGGACGGCGGTGGCCGCCTCGGTGGCCAGCGGCGCGCCGCCGGCGGACGGCGAGGCGGTGCCGGCGGTGGTGGCGGACGGCGACCCGGCCGGCGACCGGGACAACGACTGCGACGGCGACGGCGACGGCGACCGGGATGCGGACGGGGACGGGGTGACCGGGGTGGCCGGCGCCGGGTCGGTGACGGGGGTGGTGTCGCCGAGGGCGGCGGCGTGCAGGGCGTCGGAGGCGGACACCGAGGCGAGCAGCCGGGCGAGGTCGGGGGAGGCGGCGGACAGGTCGGCGAGCCTGGCCTCGGCGGTGCGCCGCTCGGCCGCGCCGAGCCCGGCGACGGTGGCCGGCGTGGCGGCGGCCGGTGCGGTGGCGGACGCGCCGGCGGACGGCGGGGCCGAGGCGGGTTGGGACCCGGAGTTCGCCGGACGGGAGGCCGAGGCGCTCGCGTCCGGCAGCCCCTGCGCGAACGCGGCCCGGTGCTGGAGCAGTTCGGCCCGCAGCGGCTGGAGCTGCGCGGCCTGGGCCGCGCCGGGGCCGGCCAGCACGACGTCGTACGCGGCGAGCAGGGCGTCGGTGGCCGCGACGGCGCGGGCGCGGACCGGAAGGTCGGGATCGGGTCGCCGCGCGTCACCGTCGTCCTTGTGCTGGGAGCCGGTGCAGGCGGTGAGGACCGCGGCGGCGGCGAGCAGCCCGACGGTCAGGGCGGTGCGTCGGCGGGCGGCCTGCATCGGTGTCTCTCCCGGGGCGTGGGGGAGCGCCTCCACTCCCGATGGCGTGAATCATTACAGAACGCACACGTGTGCGGGGATCCTTCGGCATCCCGGCCTCCGGTGTGAGCTTGCTCGCAGTCGGCCGGGGCGGGCCCGGGGCAGGCCCCGGCGGGGCCCGGTCGGGCGCCGCCGCGGAATCGGTGGTTCGGGGGTCGACCGGATAGGCTTTGGGCCTAGTTGCTGCGACGCACCCGCTGGGAGACCACCCTCGGGGCGATGCGGTATGACCTTCTGACAACAGCAGACGCGGCCGAGGAGTCACCCGGATGAGCACCACCCAGATCGACCGGCTGCGTGTGTTGCTGGAGCCGCTGGCCGCCGAGTCCGGCCTCGATCTCGAAGAGGTGAAGGTCACCCAGGCGGGCAGTCGCCGCCAGGTGCAGGTCGACGTGGACGCCGACGGCGGCGTGGACCTGGACACCATCGCCGAGTTCAGCCGGCTGGTCGGCGAGGCCCTGGACGAGTCCGATGTGATGGGCAGTGGCGCGTACGTCCTGGAGGTCGGTTCCCCGGGCGCCGAGCGGACGCTCACCGAGCCCCGCCACTGGCGCCGGGCCGAGGGCCGGCTGGTCAAGGTGCAGCTGGCGGACGGCGGCGAGATCGTGGCCCGGGTCCTGTCGGCCGACGAGGACGGCGCGCTGGTCGAGGTGCAGCCGGTGAAGGGCCGCGGCCGGGCCAAGGAGCGCCGTCTGGAGTACACCGAGGTCGCCAAGGCGCGCGTCCAGGTGGAGTTCAACCGCAAGGACGAGAAGCTCCTCGACGAGGCCCCCGACATCGAGGGGGCCGAGGACTTCGACGAGACCGAGGACGGCGACGCGTTCGCCGAGGACGACGAGGACGAGACCGATGCCCCCGCCGAGGGGGACGACGGTGCGCAGTGAGCGCCACCGCACCCGCACCATCCGCACCATGAACGTGAAGAAGGACGAGGAGGCGTAGCCGTGGACATCGACATGAGCGCCCTGCGTGGGCTGGTTACCGAGAAGAACATCCCCTTCGACCTGCTGGTCGAGTCGATCGAGTCGGCCCTCCTCATCGCGTACCACCGCACCGAGGGCTCGCGCCGCCGTGCGCGCGTCGAGCTGGACCGCAAGAGCGGCCATGTGACCGTGTGGGCGCTGGAGGACGCGTCGGAGCTGGACGAGGGCGTCGAGCCGAAGGAGTTCGACGACACCCCGAGCGGCTTCGGCCGGATCGCCGCGAGCACCGCCAAGCAGGTCATCCTGCAGCGTCTGCGCGACGCCGCCGACGACCAGACCTTCGGTGAGTACGCCGGCAAGGAGGGCGACATCGTCACCGGTGTCGTCCAGCAGGGCAACGACCCGAAGAACGTGCTGGTCGACATCGGCAAGCTGGAGGCCATCCTGCCGCCGCAGGAGCAGGTGCCCGGCGAGGACTACCGGCACGGCACCCGGCTGAAGTGCTACGTGGTGGCCGTCCGCCGCGGTGTCCGGGGCGCGTCGGTGACGCTCTCGCGCACCCACCCCAACCTGGTGCGCAAGCTGTTCGCGCTGGAGGTCCCGGAGATCGCCGACGGCAGCGTCGAGATCGCCGCGATCGCCCGTGAGGCCGGTCACCGCACCAAGATCGCGGTCTGGTCGCGCCGGCAGGGCCTGAACGCCAAGGGCGCCTGCATCGGCCCGGTCGGCAGCCGGGTGCGCAACGTGATGGCCGAGCTGCACGGCGAGAAGATCGACATCGTCGACTGGTCCGAGGACCCGGCCGAGATGGTCGCCGCGGCACTGTCCCCCGCCCGGGTGACGAAGGTCGAGATCGTCGACTACGGCCAGCGCTCCGCCCGGGTGATCGTGCCGGACTACCAGCTGTCGCTGGCGATCGGCAAGGAGGGGCAGAACGCCCGCCTGGCCGCCCGCCTGACCGGCTGGCGGATCGACATCCGTCCGGACACCGAGGGCCAGGACGAGGGCCGCTCCGCGGACGGCGGCCGGGAGTCCGCGGGCGAGTAGTCCCCGCACCGATCTGAGTCACCGTGCCGTCCCGCCCTCGCCGGTGGGGCGGCACCATGTCCCTTCGGAGGGGTAGACTTGCCTTCGTCTGGCCGGACGCACGTCCGAGCACGCCCGGAGCGCACCTGCGTGGGCTGCCGCAAGCGAGCGGCCAAGCACCAGTTGTTGCGTGTCACGGCGATCGAGGGCGTCTGCGTCCCCGATCCCCGTGGCGCACTGCCGGGACGAGGTGCACACCTGCACCCCGACCCGACCTGCCTCGACCTCGCGGTCCGCCGCCGGGCGTTCCCCAGGGCCTTCCGGCTCCAGGGAGCACTCGACACCGAGCGGATCCGCGAGTACGTCGAGGAGCGGGCAGGCGGCACCCCGGCGGTCTGAGGCTTCCCTCACGGCCGCCTGGAGGGGAACGCCGCCCGCTAGGGCCGCCGCTCATGCGGCGGAGAACCACCGCAACAAGCACAGCGCGCGTGTATCCGCGCGCCGTGCGACCAGTCAGGTACCTCGCGATGTGGAAGTAGGTCGAGATTGCGATGAGCACTCGATGAGTACGCGATGAGTACGCGATGGGTACGCCCATGAAGTAGCGACAGTCCGGCGGACGATCACCCCGGACTCATAGACAGGAGTGAAGTGGCTAAGGTCCGGGTTTACGAACTCGCCAAGGAGCTTGGCTTGGAGAGCAAGGCCGTCATGGCCAAGCTCACCGAGCTCGGTGAGTTCGTCCGTTCGGCGTCCTCGACCATCGAGGCGCCGGTCGTACGCAAGTTGACTGACGCGCTTGGAGTGGCCCCCACGGGTGGTTCCGCTGCCAAGCCTGGCCCGCGCAAGCCTGCGGCGCCCCAGCCCGCCGGTGGTGCCTCCGCACCCCGCCCGGGTGCCCCCACCCCGGGTCCGCGCCCTGCCGCGACCCCGGGTCCCCGCCCGACTCCGGCCGCTGCGGCCCCGGCTGCTCCGGCCGCCCCCGCCGCCGCGAAGCCGGCCGCCGCGACCCCGGGCCCGCGCCCGGCCGCGCGCCCCGCGACCCCGGCGGCTCCGGCCGCCCCGGCCGCCGAGTTCTCCTCGCCGGCTCCCGCCGGCGACGCCGCTGCGGCTGCTCCGGCCGCCGCCGCGGCTCCCGCCGAGCGCCCGGCCGCCCAGGCCCCGCGTCCGGCGTCGCAGGCCCCCGCCGGTGGCGGCGGCGCCCGTCCGGGCCCGCGCCCGGCCGGCCCGCGTCCGGGCAACAACCCGTTCACCTCGGGCAGTGCCACCGGCATGGCCCGTCCCGGTGACCGTCGTCCGGCCGCGCCGGGTGCCGCTCGTCCGGGTGCGGGTGCTCCGGGTGCCGACCGTGGCGCTCCGCGTCCCGCCGGTGACCGTCCGCGTCCCGCCGGTGCTCCGGGTGCCGACCGTGGCGCTCCGCGTCCCGGTGGCGACCGTCCGCGTCCCGCCGGTGCTCCCGGTGCCGACCGTGGCGCTCCGCGTCCCGGTGGCGACCGTCCGCGTCCCGCCGGTGCTCCCGGCGCCGAGCGTGGCGCCCGCCCCGCCGGTGCCCCGCGCCCCGACGGCATGCCGCGTCCGGCCGGTCCGCGTCCGGGTGGGCCCAGCCCGTCCGGGATGCCCCGTCCGAACCCCGGCATGATGCCGCAGCGTCCGGCCGGTCCGGGCCCGCGTCCGGGCCCCGGCGGCCGTGGCCCCGGTGGCCCCGGTGCCCGTCCGGGCGGTCCGGGTGCCGGCGCCGGTGGCGCTCGTCCCGGCTTCGCCGGCCGCGCGGCCGGTCCGGGTTCGCGCCCGGCCGGTGGCGGCTTCGGCGGCCCGCGTCCCGGTGGCGCTCCCGGCGGCGGCGGTGGCTTCGGCCCGCGTCCCGGCGGCTTCGGCGGCCGTCCCGGTGGCCCGGGTGCCCGTGGTGGCACGCAGGGTGCCTTCGGTCGTGGCCCGGGCGGTCGCCCGGCCCGTGCCCGTAAGTCGAAGCGTGCGCGTCGCCAGGAATACGAGTCGATGCAGGCTCCGTCCGTCGGCGGTGTGATGCTGCCCCGTGGCAACGGGACGACCGTCCGGCTGTCGCGCGGTGCCTCGCTGATGGACTTCGCGGAGAAGATCAACGCCAACCCGGCCGCGCTCGTCTCGGTGATGTTCAACCTCGGTGAGATGGTCACGGCGACGCAGTCGGTCTCCGACGCGACGCTGGAGATGCTGGCCCAGGAGATGGGCTTCGTTCTCGAGATCGTCAGCCGTGACGACGAGGACCGCGAGCTGCTGGAGTCGTTCGACATCGACTTCGGTGCCGACGAGGGCGACGAGGACGAGCTCATGCCTCGCCCGCCGGTCGTCACCGTCATGGGTCACGTCGACCACGGTAAGACCCGACTGCTGGACGCCATCCGCAAGACCAACGTGGTGGCCGGTGAGGCGGGTGGCATCACCCAGCACATCGGTGCCTACCAGGTCACGGCGACGGTGAACGGCGAAGAGCGTCCGATCACCTTCCTCGACACCCCGGGTCACGAGGCGTTCTCCGCCATGCGTGCCCGTGGTGCCAAGTCCACCGACATCGCGATCCTGGTGGTCGCGGCCAACGACGGTGTCATGCCGCAGACGGTCGAGGCGTTGAACCACGCCAAGGCCGCCGGTGTGCCGATCGTGGTCGCGGTCAACAAGATCGACGTCGAGGGCGCGGACCCGGTCAAGGTCCGCGGCCAGCTGACCGAGTTCGGTCTGGTGGCGGAGGAGTACGGCGGCGACACCATGTTCGTCGACATCTCCGCGCGTCAGGGTCTGCACATCGACCAGCTGCTCGAGGCCGTCGTGCTCACCGCCGACGCCTCGCTCAACCTGGTGGCCAACCCCGAGCAGGACGCGCAGGGTATCGCCATCGAGGCCCACCTCGACAAGGGCCGCGGCGCCATGGCGACCGTCCTCGTGCAGCGTGGAACGCTGCGCGTCGGCGACTCCATCGCCGTCGGTGACGCGCACGGCCGCGTCCGCGCCATGCTGGACGAGAACGGCAAGAACGTCGCCGAGGCGGGTCCGTCCCGTCCGGTGCTGCTCCTCGGTCTCACCTCGGTGCCCCGCGCCGGCGACAGCTTCATCGTCGTCGACGACGACCGCACCGCGCGTCAGATCGCCGAGAAGCGCTCGACGCGTGACCGCAACGCCATGTTCGCCAAGCGCCCGATGCGGGTCTCCCTGGAGAACCTGGACCAGGCGATCGCGGCCGGCGGCGTGCAGCAGCTCAACCTCATCGTCAAGGGCGATGTCTCCGGTTCCGTGGAGGCCCTTGAGGACGCACTCGTCAAGCTCGACGTGGGCGACGAGGTCGAGCTCCGGATCCTGCACCGCGGTGTGGGTGCCATCACCGAGTCCGACGTGGACCTGGCGATGGGCTCGGACGCCATCATCATCGGCTTCAACGTGCGCGCCGAAGGCCGTGCGCGTACCGCGGCCGACCGCGAGGGCGTCGACGTCCGGTACTACTCGGTCATCTACCAGGCGATCGAGGAGATCGAGGCGGCCCTCAAGGGTCTGCTCAAGCCGGAGTACGAGGAGGTGCGCCTCGGTTCCGCGGACATCCGCGAGGTGTTCCGCTCCTCCAAGTTCGGCAACATCGCGGGTGTCATCGTCCGCGAGGGCCTGCTGCGCCGCAACGCCAAGGCTCGCCTCATCCGCGACGGCAAGCTCATCACGGAGAACCTCACCATCGAGGGCCTGCGTCGTTTCAAGGACGACGCGACCGAGGTCCGCGAGGGCTTCGAGGCCGGTGTGACCCTGGGGTCGTTCAACGACATCAAGGTCGACGACGTCATCGAGACGTACGAGATGCGCGAGAAGCCGCGCGCGTAAGCGAGTGGTGGGCCGGGGCCGGCCGGCGGGAGATTTTTCCCGTCGACCGGCCCCGGTCTGGCTGTGTAGGGTCCTCCTACGTCGGTCCGCTCCGCGGGCCGTCCTCCGAGGCCTCCAGGTCGGCTTGACCTGTCATACATGTTCGTAGGATCACTCGCGTTCGACCTTCTGCTCGGCGACGTCCACTCGCTGAAGGAGAAGCGCTCGATCGTGCGGCCCATCGTGGCCGAGCTGCAGCGCAAGTACAGCGTGTGCGCGGCGGAAGTAGGGAACCAGGATCTGCACCGCAGGGCCGAGATCGGCGTCGCGGTGGTGTCCGGCGAAGCCGGGTTCGTCACCGAGGTCCTGGACAGCTGTGAGCGGTTCGTCGCCGGCCGCCCCGAGGTTCAGCTGCTCTCCGCCAGGAGGCGCTACCACGGCGACGAGGATGACTGAGATCCGGAGCGGGAGCGGCGGGAGTCGCCACTCTCACACGGATCAGGACCGAGAGCGCCCACAAGGCTGGGCGCGGGCCGGTACTTTGGGGGCATGGGCCCCCGCGGGTGGGTTGTCGACCCGAGTACCGGGCCCACTGCACGAGGAGGCAACGTGACCGACAAGGCAAGGGCGCGCAAGCTCGCCGACCGCATCCAGGTGGTGGTCGCCGAGACCCTGCAGCGGCGGGTCAAGGACCCGCGACTGGGCTTCGTGACCATCACCGACACCCGGGTGACCGGGGATCTGCGGGAGGCCACCGTCTTCTACACCGTCTACGGCGACGAGACCGACCGCCAGGCCGCGGCCGTGGCGCTGGAGAGCGCCAAGGGCATCCTGCGCAGCACCGTCGGCAAGGAGACCGGGGTCCGCCACACGCCGTCGCTGACCTTCGTCGCCGACGCGCTGCCGGACAACGCCCGCAACATCGACGACCTGCTCGACCGGGCGCGGCAGATCGACGCCGAGGTGCGCACCACGGCGACCGGGAAGACG
The sequence above is drawn from the Kitasatospora sp. NBC_00315 genome and encodes:
- the ispG gene encoding flavodoxin-dependent (E)-4-hydroxy-3-methylbut-2-enyl-diphosphate synthase, giving the protein MTAISLGIPSLPLKPLATRRVSRQIMVGNVPVGGDAPISVQSMTTTVTADINATLQQIAELTASGCQIVRVAVPTQDDADALPIIARKSGIPVIADIHFQPKYVFAAIEAGCAAVRVNPGNIKQFDDKVGEIAKAAKDAGVPIRIGVNAGSLDKRLLEKYGRATPEALVESALWECSLFEEHDFRDIKISVKHNDPVVMINAYRQLAAACDYPLHLGVTEAGPAFQGTIKSAVAFGALLAEGIGDTIRVSLSAPPAEEVKVGNQILESLNLRQRGLEIVSCPSCGRAQVDVYKLAEEVTAGLEGMEVPLRVAVMGCVVNGPGEAREADLGVASGNGKGQIFVKGEVIKTVPESKIVETLIEEALKLAEQMQAEGVEAGAPTVVAAD
- a CDS encoding GNAT family N-acetyltransferase, with the translated sequence MLPGAFQAARALATTRVLEAADLADTLAVLHRDPVANAFVATRVESVGLDPWRLGGEMWGWFDENGSLESLCYAGANLVLVDAGPEAVRAFAERARRQGRRCSSIVGPAEATAALWALLERSWGPAREVRAHQPLMATAAPAVGVEPDPLVRRVLRNEVETVMPACVAMFTEEVGISPLAGDGGLLYQARVAELVGAGRSFARIGDGGEVVFKAEIGAVTRGACQIQGVWVAPEHRGRGLSVTGMAAVLEIALREVAPVVSLYVNDYNLRARAAYRRVGFREVGAFMSVLF
- a CDS encoding GNAT family N-acetyltransferase; this encodes MEQLTEVTIEAIDLAAWAPYALEVQAVAFGLTPEEVAVRLQIVGRHAQQPGVIALGAMSGGRLVGFGYGMPNHRDHWWSSVIEPYLEERGYADWLDEVFAITELHVLPRFQGQGVGSRLIRTLCERSGLPRSILSAIDAETPARRLYRSLGYRDLARAVRFPNTERPYAVMGAPLPLLPGRAAQSAAANSR
- a CDS encoding aminoglycoside phosphotransferase family protein, which translates into the protein MSAAAGQISVPAQLARSVLAQRGEDAGRAWLESLPARIGAYLTRWELTLERVLDPGGRLSLIGYVRREDLGPAVLKAGLITPETAHEHAALSHWAGRGAVLLLDADPTEGMLLLERLHGEIPLRSLAESKAMLEAAGLLQRLWVAPADGHPFGTVAAHATRLAEGLRRDRELPAAADARPLADEALTTADDLLASTGEELLLHGDFHHGNVLAADRAPWLAIDPRPLVGERAWDLARLAQDRVDTLIGSPGPRGAARRRLHQLAEAVDVDHDRLRGWTLFRSVATGLRALRDGDDDRGRLYLEFAAAL
- a CDS encoding ferritin-like domain-containing protein, translating into MQAARRRTALTVGLLAAAAVLTACTGSQHKDDGDARRPDPDLPVRARAVAATDALLAAYDVVLAGPGAAQAAQLQPLRAELLQHRAAFAQGLPDASASASRPANSGSQPASAPPSAGASATAPAAATPATVAGLGAAERRTAEARLADLSAASPDLARLLASVSASDALHAAALGDTTPVTDPAPATPVTPSPSASRSPSPSPSQSLSRSPAGSPSATTAGTASPSAGGAPLATEAATAVQSALAAEHAAVYGYGVVGAKLPDDQRRADARAGYAAHEAERDTWRRLLAGAGASPGAAAPGYQLPFPVSDATGATALAAHIETRLRDTYAELVAALPADRRAPAADALRIAALQARHWGAASTAFPGLPDPATATASGSPDASPGAAKAAATGH
- the rimP gene encoding ribosome maturation factor RimP — protein: MSTTQIDRLRVLLEPLAAESGLDLEEVKVTQAGSRRQVQVDVDADGGVDLDTIAEFSRLVGEALDESDVMGSGAYVLEVGSPGAERTLTEPRHWRRAEGRLVKVQLADGGEIVARVLSADEDGALVEVQPVKGRGRAKERRLEYTEVAKARVQVEFNRKDEKLLDEAPDIEGAEDFDETEDGDAFAEDDEDETDAPAEGDDGAQ
- the nusA gene encoding transcription termination factor NusA, giving the protein MDIDMSALRGLVTEKNIPFDLLVESIESALLIAYHRTEGSRRRARVELDRKSGHVTVWALEDASELDEGVEPKEFDDTPSGFGRIAASTAKQVILQRLRDAADDQTFGEYAGKEGDIVTGVVQQGNDPKNVLVDIGKLEAILPPQEQVPGEDYRHGTRLKCYVVAVRRGVRGASVTLSRTHPNLVRKLFALEVPEIADGSVEIAAIAREAGHRTKIAVWSRRQGLNAKGACIGPVGSRVRNVMAELHGEKIDIVDWSEDPAEMVAAALSPARVTKVEIVDYGQRSARVIVPDYQLSLAIGKEGQNARLAARLTGWRIDIRPDTEGQDEGRSADGGRESAGE
- a CDS encoding YlxR family protein; protein product: MGCRKRAAKHQLLRVTAIEGVCVPDPRGALPGRGAHLHPDPTCLDLAVRRRAFPRAFRLQGALDTERIREYVEERAGGTPAV
- the infB gene encoding translation initiation factor IF-2, with the protein product MAKVRVYELAKELGLESKAVMAKLTELGEFVRSASSTIEAPVVRKLTDALGVAPTGGSAAKPGPRKPAAPQPAGGASAPRPGAPTPGPRPAATPGPRPTPAAAAPAAPAAPAAAKPAAATPGPRPAARPATPAAPAAPAAEFSSPAPAGDAAAAAPAAAAAPAERPAAQAPRPASQAPAGGGGARPGPRPAGPRPGNNPFTSGSATGMARPGDRRPAAPGAARPGAGAPGADRGAPRPAGDRPRPAGAPGADRGAPRPGGDRPRPAGAPGADRGAPRPGGDRPRPAGAPGAERGARPAGAPRPDGMPRPAGPRPGGPSPSGMPRPNPGMMPQRPAGPGPRPGPGGRGPGGPGARPGGPGAGAGGARPGFAGRAAGPGSRPAGGGFGGPRPGGAPGGGGGFGPRPGGFGGRPGGPGARGGTQGAFGRGPGGRPARARKSKRARRQEYESMQAPSVGGVMLPRGNGTTVRLSRGASLMDFAEKINANPAALVSVMFNLGEMVTATQSVSDATLEMLAQEMGFVLEIVSRDDEDRELLESFDIDFGADEGDEDELMPRPPVVTVMGHVDHGKTRLLDAIRKTNVVAGEAGGITQHIGAYQVTATVNGEERPITFLDTPGHEAFSAMRARGAKSTDIAILVVAANDGVMPQTVEALNHAKAAGVPIVVAVNKIDVEGADPVKVRGQLTEFGLVAEEYGGDTMFVDISARQGLHIDQLLEAVVLTADASLNLVANPEQDAQGIAIEAHLDKGRGAMATVLVQRGTLRVGDSIAVGDAHGRVRAMLDENGKNVAEAGPSRPVLLLGLTSVPRAGDSFIVVDDDRTARQIAEKRSTRDRNAMFAKRPMRVSLENLDQAIAAGGVQQLNLIVKGDVSGSVEALEDALVKLDVGDEVELRILHRGVGAITESDVDLAMGSDAIIIGFNVRAEGRARTAADREGVDVRYYSVIYQAIEEIEAALKGLLKPEYEEVRLGSADIREVFRSSKFGNIAGVIVREGLLRRNAKARLIRDGKLITENLTIEGLRRFKDDATEVREGFEAGVTLGSFNDIKVDDVIETYEMREKPRA